The following are encoded together in the Periplaneta americana isolate PAMFEO1 chromosome 5, P.americana_PAMFEO1_priV1, whole genome shotgun sequence genome:
- the LOC138700426 gene encoding uncharacterized protein codes for MLRGCYLRLIGTFAMILALIVLIQCLVEMKCYSGIGDGQYALLIGVNIDAFDVANFSFRSSIENYKYFQITCCVYATTDILTNVLLVYATVKEVVSCVIPWVLLNTISFMYQIFGIVVTLSHNELKSSKLYISLFRTATTFILLSSVLHILHYWPPRQSRYRYNDEDEMTPQPRKRIRCFMCLRNVDFHVNDDEHDHYGQNDDEDDGSLYERKRTVIDILKKFHECHRNST; via the exons ATGCTTCGAGGCTGTTACCTCCGTCTTATAGGAACCTTCGCAATG atcctGGCACTGATTGTCTTGATACAGTGTCTGgtggaaatgaaatgttacaGCGGAATTGGAGATGGACAGTATGCTTTATTGATTGGTGTAAATATTGATGCATTTGATGTCGCGAATTTTAGCTTCAGAAGCAGCATTGAAAATT ACAAATATTTTCAGATTACATGCTGCGTCTACGCAACTACTGATATTCTTACAAATGTATTGTTGGTTTATGCAACCGTTAAG GAAGTGGTAAGCTGTGTAATTCCATGGGTGTTACTGAACACGATCAGCTTTATGTACCAGATCTTTGGAATAGTAGTCACCCTCAGTCATAACGAACTAAAATCAAGCAAGCTCTACATTTCACTATTCAGAACAG CCACCACGTTTATTTTGCTGAGTTCTGTGCTGCATATATTGCACTACTGGCCTCCACGGCAGTCCAGATACCgttataatgatgaagatgaaatGACACCACAACCCAGGAAGAGGATTCGATGCTTCATGTGTTTACGTAATGTAGACTTTCATGTAAATGACGATGAACATGACCATTACGGGCAGAATGACGACGAAGATGACGGCAGTCTCTACGAACGGAAAAGAACAGTCATAGATATCCTCAAGAAGTTTCATGAATGTCACAGGAACAGTACGTAA
- the LOC138700528 gene encoding uncharacterized protein, whose translation MASNMCTSTCSLKFVGSMGMAMGALAFGNYLEEFLRKPEKLRAIYALLIGVNLEIYHISKDKWNEVYIGMIIYALLEMTVNLMLVISAYKKVKWLTFPWTIVSSLNLLLQITSAFFFILQWHVNPTFALVSAIRMVLSCITLSVVSYIVYNWPLSREVEQMEQNPQQPPLQNENDENVEQGDQNVIGSIRVILGRLAPFFTWITRRNDYQQLEEQQDVENQDDDAQQDQQIQS comes from the exons GCTATGGGAGCACTTGCATTTGGAAATTACTTAGAAGAGTTCCTACGGAAACCTGAGAAACTACGTGCAATATACGCTTTACTGATTGGTGTAAATCTTGAAATATACCACATCTCCAAAGACAAAT GGAATGAAGTGTATATTGGCATGATTATTTATGCACTTCTAGAAATGACTGTCAACTTAATGCTGGTTATTTCTGCTTACAAG AAGGTGAAGTGGCTTACCTTTCCATGGACCATAGTGAGCTCGCTGAATCTATTACTGCAAATTACTAGTGCATTTTTCTTCATCCTGCAGTGGCACGTCAATCCGACATTTGCACTGGTGTCTGCGATTAGGATGG TACTTAGCTGCATCACATTGAGCGTAGTGAGTTACATAGTTTACAACTGGCCTTTGAGTCGAGAGGTCGAACAAATGGAGCAGAATCCGCAGCAACCACCACTGCAAAATGAGAATGACGAGAATGTGGAGCAAGGAGATCAAAATGTAATTGGATCCATAAGGGTTATTCTCGGGAGGTTGGCTCCATTTTTCACGTGGATAACGCGCAGAAATGATTATCAACAACTTGAAGAGCAGCAGGACGTAGAAAATCAGGATGATGATGCCCAGCAAGATCAACAGATTCAGAGCTGA